One stretch of Roseimicrobium sp. ORNL1 DNA includes these proteins:
- a CDS encoding TetR/AcrR family transcriptional regulator codes for MPRTKEFDEAEVLDHALELFRARGFKATSFADLTAELGVSRQSLYDTYGDKEELFLAALKRYMTAGAECMKQRLADPGPVREVLMGIFDQLISQHCGKGSHGCLLVNTLVEIAPDSPARALAAEHARTVEGLFISRLCAAQRAGEIDREKDPVELARFFHHTLLGMAVAARAHDQKDALKQTARLALKVLD; via the coding sequence ATGCCACGGACCAAAGAATTCGATGAAGCTGAAGTGCTGGATCATGCACTGGAGCTCTTTCGTGCCCGTGGTTTCAAGGCAACTTCCTTCGCCGACCTCACGGCGGAACTCGGCGTGAGTCGGCAGAGTCTCTATGACACGTATGGCGACAAGGAGGAACTCTTCCTTGCCGCGCTGAAGCGCTACATGACGGCAGGCGCGGAGTGCATGAAGCAGCGCCTCGCAGATCCGGGACCTGTGCGCGAGGTGTTGATGGGAATCTTCGACCAGCTCATCTCCCAGCATTGCGGGAAGGGCTCCCATGGATGTCTGCTGGTGAATACCCTGGTGGAGATTGCACCGGACTCTCCGGCGCGGGCTCTGGCTGCGGAACACGCCAGGACGGTGGAGGGCCTTTTCATCTCCCGCCTGTGCGCGGCTCAGCGTGCAGGAGAAATTGATCGTGAGAAGGATCCCGTGGAGCTGGCGCGCTTCTTCCACCACACGCTGCTGGGGATGGCGGTGGCAGCGCGGGCTCACGATCAGAAGGATGCGCTGAAGCAGACCGCGCGGTTGGCGTTGAAGGTTCTCGACTGA
- a CDS encoding molybdopterin-dependent oxidoreductase has product MKRKPLSGSLTRRDFVRASGLAVSVMAGTATTAKAQVASAPPTPVAQATSTGAAFRHPLLTPAAKFEDVSRGNPKPHTLTGDALVQARLTPDTWRMEIMVDPFTSDLVKEPASLEKEFTLDAGNALDLPTLMELGKKHSVRFLKAMQCLNIAAPLGQGLWEGVPLRDVLRLCGNLKNVRRIYYWGFHNNNPKQIFQSSLSYTQVMETPPGELPAFLAYRLNGEPIPLERGGPVRMVIPWAHGFKSIKWLQRMVVTNDFKANDTYANQNNDPESHLKTAAYMDAAPAKFASGQPVHLEGLAIVGLSGLKRVESWLHPVEAGAKPVVQDDETYRAAQWTECALEAPPADWSQILPAGISSKTVLGFDPATGQPAAWPMRYSMVNWSATLRDLKPGTYEFRARAVDLNDFAQPEPRPVPKTGKNAVQMHRFEVT; this is encoded by the coding sequence ATGAAACGCAAGCCTCTCTCAGGCAGCCTTACACGCCGTGACTTTGTGCGGGCTTCGGGACTCGCAGTCTCCGTGATGGCTGGAACAGCGACAACAGCCAAGGCCCAGGTTGCCAGTGCCCCGCCTACTCCCGTTGCTCAGGCAACTTCCACCGGCGCGGCCTTCCGTCATCCACTGCTGACGCCGGCGGCAAAGTTCGAGGACGTCTCACGTGGCAATCCGAAACCGCACACGCTCACTGGTGACGCGCTGGTCCAGGCCCGGCTCACCCCGGACACATGGCGCATGGAGATCATGGTGGATCCGTTCACGAGTGACTTGGTGAAGGAGCCCGCGAGTCTGGAGAAGGAGTTCACGCTCGACGCGGGTAATGCGCTGGATCTGCCGACGCTGATGGAGCTTGGAAAGAAGCACAGCGTGCGCTTCCTCAAAGCCATGCAGTGCCTGAACATCGCCGCACCACTCGGTCAGGGATTGTGGGAGGGCGTGCCGTTGCGCGATGTACTGCGGCTCTGTGGCAACCTGAAGAACGTGCGGCGCATCTACTACTGGGGTTTTCACAACAACAACCCCAAGCAGATCTTCCAGTCCTCCCTCAGCTACACGCAGGTCATGGAGACGCCGCCGGGTGAGCTCCCCGCCTTCCTTGCCTACCGGCTCAACGGCGAACCCATCCCACTCGAACGTGGCGGCCCGGTACGCATGGTCATTCCCTGGGCACACGGCTTCAAGTCCATCAAGTGGCTGCAACGCATGGTTGTGACGAACGACTTCAAGGCCAACGACACCTACGCCAACCAGAACAACGATCCCGAGTCGCACCTCAAGACAGCGGCGTACATGGATGCCGCTCCTGCCAAGTTCGCGTCGGGACAGCCCGTGCATCTTGAAGGACTTGCCATTGTCGGGCTCTCCGGCTTGAAAAGGGTCGAGTCCTGGCTGCATCCAGTGGAGGCGGGAGCGAAGCCGGTGGTGCAGGACGACGAAACCTATCGTGCGGCCCAGTGGACGGAGTGTGCCTTGGAGGCTCCACCTGCGGATTGGAGTCAGATTCTTCCGGCGGGCATCTCCTCAAAGACGGTGCTTGGCTTCGATCCGGCCACGGGTCAGCCAGCCGCATGGCCCATGCGGTATAGCATGGTCAATTGGTCAGCGACACTGCGCGACTTGAAGCCCGGCACTTATGAATTCCGTGCCCGCGCGGTGGACCTGAATGACTTCGCCCAGCCTGAGCCACGGCCCGTGCCCAAGACGGGAAAGAATGCCGTGCAAATGCACCGCTTTGAGGTGACATAG
- a CDS encoding CocE/NonD family hydrolase, with protein MIGKQIWLNGWLVLALMGVGVGLQEVRAEEKKPAAPPPYVLESNVMVTMRDGVKLATDVYRPIQQDGTPVQEKLPIILTRTPYNKTGAKKQADYFTRHGYVFIAQDCRGRYASEGVWHWMTDDGNDGVDASAWIGKQSWSDGKIGMFGTSYVGGTQHAMALAGAKELTTVIPVDAVSNCGVQSMRNGGAFELRFWNWIMLNAGKGSQAVKDEATAAMLKEMADNRFHYLANLPLRKGTTPLKFAPEYEDWLTAAMSHGANDDYWKQNNILEQASSYKDMPVYLVGGWYDSWAGNTTANFGVLSKALKSDVYLIMGPWIHGAQAGSSHGQVDYGKEAAIPDELAWRLEWYDHWLKGKDNSVGKAAPFASKVRIFTMGTGDGHKTEKGLLFHGGEWREEKEWPLARQQSTAFYFGGSGTLAREKPTQEPASTTFTFDPKNPVPTIGGNISSGNDILLQGAWDQRGGPHVWNWLNPIPLSARNDVVVFETEPLAQDVEVTGEIEVKLWASSSAVDTDFTAKLVDVYPGSKDWPGGFDLKITEGIIRARFRDSLKTEKLMTPGTPYEFTIKVYPTSNVFKKGHRIRVEVSSSNFPRFDVNPNTGEPLNDHRRTVIAENTILHSKQHPSRIVLPIIPR; from the coding sequence ATGATTGGGAAACAGATCTGGCTCAATGGATGGCTGGTGCTCGCGTTGATGGGCGTGGGAGTGGGCCTGCAAGAAGTGCGGGCGGAGGAAAAGAAGCCGGCAGCCCCACCGCCTTATGTGCTGGAGAGCAATGTGATGGTGACCATGCGCGATGGCGTGAAGCTCGCGACGGACGTCTACCGGCCAATCCAGCAGGATGGCACGCCCGTGCAGGAGAAACTGCCCATCATCCTCACACGCACGCCCTACAACAAGACGGGCGCGAAGAAGCAGGCCGACTACTTCACCAGGCACGGCTATGTGTTCATCGCGCAGGATTGCCGTGGACGCTACGCGAGCGAAGGCGTGTGGCACTGGATGACGGACGATGGGAACGATGGTGTGGATGCCTCAGCATGGATTGGCAAGCAATCGTGGAGCGATGGGAAGATTGGCATGTTTGGCACTTCTTATGTGGGTGGCACGCAGCACGCGATGGCGCTCGCGGGGGCGAAAGAACTGACGACGGTGATTCCCGTGGATGCGGTATCAAACTGCGGTGTGCAATCCATGCGCAATGGAGGTGCGTTCGAACTGCGCTTCTGGAACTGGATCATGCTCAATGCTGGCAAAGGCAGCCAGGCCGTGAAGGATGAAGCAACGGCCGCGATGCTGAAGGAGATGGCGGACAATCGCTTTCACTACCTCGCGAACCTGCCGCTGCGCAAAGGGACCACGCCGCTGAAGTTCGCGCCGGAATACGAAGACTGGCTTACGGCTGCGATGAGTCACGGTGCCAATGATGACTACTGGAAACAGAACAACATTCTGGAGCAGGCGTCCTCATACAAGGATATGCCAGTGTACCTTGTAGGTGGTTGGTATGATTCGTGGGCAGGCAATACCACGGCGAACTTCGGTGTGCTGAGCAAGGCGCTGAAGAGTGATGTGTATCTCATCATGGGACCGTGGATTCATGGCGCTCAGGCAGGCTCATCCCATGGGCAGGTGGATTATGGCAAAGAGGCAGCGATTCCCGATGAACTCGCGTGGCGTCTGGAATGGTATGATCACTGGCTGAAGGGCAAGGACAACAGTGTGGGCAAGGCCGCGCCCTTCGCGAGCAAGGTGCGCATCTTCACCATGGGCACCGGTGATGGCCACAAGACGGAGAAGGGCCTGCTCTTCCACGGTGGCGAGTGGCGCGAGGAGAAGGAGTGGCCTCTCGCACGGCAGCAGAGCACGGCCTTCTACTTCGGTGGAAGCGGTACGCTTGCTCGTGAAAAACCCACGCAGGAGCCGGCCTCCACCACCTTCACCTTTGATCCGAAGAACCCCGTGCCGACCATCGGTGGGAATATCTCCAGTGGGAATGACATCCTCCTGCAGGGTGCATGGGACCAGCGTGGTGGTCCGCATGTGTGGAACTGGCTTAATCCCATCCCACTCTCAGCGCGCAATGATGTCGTGGTGTTTGAAACAGAACCGCTCGCGCAGGATGTTGAAGTCACCGGGGAAATTGAAGTGAAGCTGTGGGCTTCCTCCAGCGCGGTGGACACGGACTTCACCGCGAAGCTGGTGGACGTGTATCCCGGTAGCAAGGACTGGCCGGGTGGCTTTGATTTGAAGATCACCGAGGGCATCATCCGGGCGCGCTTCCGCGACAGCTTGAAGACAGAGAAGCTCATGACGCCAGGCACGCCGTATGAGTTCACCATCAAGGTGTATCCCACCAGCAACGTCTTCAAGAAGGGCCACCGCATCCGCGTGGAAGTGAGCAGCAGCAATTTCCCACGGTTCGATGTGAACCCAAACACGGGCGAGCCGCTGAACGATCACCGCCGCACCGTCATTGCGGAGAACACCATTCTGCACAGCAAGCAGCACCCCTCTCGCATCGTGCTTCCGATCATCCCGAGGTAA
- a CDS encoding SDR family oxidoreductase, with the protein MKDKTILITGGTTGIGLATAQLLAKEGAKVIITGRNPETLAAAKALLPKSVVILKSDAGSLSDAQALGEEVKKHAAKLDGVFLNAGVAQFGPLEVATPKQYDDMYNINVRGPFFQLQSLLPLLANPSSVVFTSSIAGSIGFPTTALYSGTKAAIISFGKTLAVELAPRGIRVNVVSPGPIETPIMKKLELPAEAQKGFEETTTAKSLVKRLGQPEEVATAVRFLLSDESSFVIGSEVIVDGGVRLS; encoded by the coding sequence ATGAAAGACAAAACCATTCTCATCACCGGCGGAACCACAGGCATCGGCCTCGCCACCGCACAGCTCCTCGCCAAGGAAGGCGCGAAAGTCATCATCACGGGCCGCAACCCAGAAACCCTCGCTGCCGCAAAAGCTCTACTGCCAAAGAGCGTTGTGATTCTCAAGTCCGATGCCGGATCACTGAGCGATGCCCAGGCGCTCGGTGAAGAGGTGAAGAAGCATGCCGCAAAACTTGATGGCGTCTTCCTCAACGCTGGCGTGGCGCAGTTCGGCCCGCTCGAAGTAGCGACGCCGAAGCAGTACGATGACATGTACAACATCAACGTGCGTGGTCCGTTCTTCCAGCTTCAGTCACTGCTGCCGCTGCTGGCGAATCCCAGTTCGGTGGTCTTCACTTCGTCGATAGCGGGCTCCATTGGCTTCCCCACCACGGCGCTGTACTCGGGCACGAAGGCGGCCATCATTTCCTTTGGAAAGACACTCGCGGTGGAGCTGGCGCCGCGTGGCATCCGTGTGAATGTGGTCAGCCCCGGCCCCATCGAAACGCCGATCATGAAGAAGCTGGAGCTTCCAGCAGAGGCGCAGAAGGGTTTTGAAGAGACGACTACCGCCAAGTCACTGGTGAAGCGGTTGGGGCAACCTGAGGAGGTAGCCACGGCCGTGCGCTTTTTGCTTTCGGATGAGTCCAGCTTCGTCATCGGCTCGGAAGTGATTGTCGATGGCGGCGTGCGGCTGAGCTGA